In Phreatobacter aquaticus, a single genomic region encodes these proteins:
- the narH gene encoding nitrate reductase subunit beta, which translates to MKIRAQIAMVMNLDKCIGCHTCSVTCKNVWTNREGVEYAWFNNVETKPGIGYPKDWENQDKWKGGWTRKKNGKIQPRIGSKWRVLANIFANPDLPEIDDYYEPFTFDYEHLQKAPELEAFPTARPRSLISGERMEKIEWGPNWEEILGGEFAKRSKDKNFEGIEKEIYGQFENTFMMYLPRLCEHCLNPTCVAACPSGAIYKRDEDGIVLIDQDKCRGWRMCVSACPYKKIYFNWSSGKSEKCIFCYPRLEAGQPTVCSETCVGRIRYLGVVLYDADGIEKAAATENEQDLYEEQLKLFLDPNDPKVIEEARRQGIPENWLEAAKRSPVWKMAMEWKIAFPLHPEYRTMPMVWYVPPLSPIQSAAEAGKIGVDGDMPDVRSLRIPVKYLANLLTAGKEEPIVTGLERMLAMRAYMRVKTIDGVIDETIARRVGMTGAMIEDMYQVMAIANYEDRFVIPTSHREWTEDAYELRGNCGFSFGNGCSDGDTKPSLFGKPKAKSPMGVA; encoded by the coding sequence ATGAAGATCCGCGCTCAGATTGCGATGGTGATGAACCTCGACAAGTGCATCGGCTGTCATACCTGCTCGGTCACCTGCAAGAACGTCTGGACCAATCGCGAAGGCGTCGAATACGCTTGGTTCAACAATGTCGAGACCAAGCCCGGCATCGGTTATCCGAAGGACTGGGAGAACCAGGACAAGTGGAAGGGCGGCTGGACCCGCAAGAAGAACGGCAAGATCCAGCCGCGCATCGGCTCTAAGTGGCGGGTGCTGGCGAATATCTTCGCCAATCCGGACCTGCCGGAGATCGACGACTATTACGAGCCCTTCACCTTCGACTACGAGCACCTGCAGAAGGCGCCGGAGCTGGAGGCCTTCCCCACCGCCCGCCCGCGTTCGCTGATCTCTGGCGAGCGGATGGAGAAGATCGAGTGGGGCCCGAACTGGGAGGAAATCCTCGGCGGCGAATTCGCCAAGCGCTCGAAGGACAAGAACTTCGAAGGCATCGAGAAGGAGATCTACGGCCAGTTCGAGAACACCTTCATGATGTATCTGCCGAGGCTGTGCGAGCACTGCCTCAACCCGACCTGCGTCGCGGCCTGTCCGTCGGGCGCGATCTACAAGCGTGACGAGGACGGCATCGTCCTGATCGACCAGGACAAGTGCCGTGGCTGGCGCATGTGCGTCTCGGCCTGTCCCTACAAGAAGATCTATTTCAACTGGAGCTCGGGTAAGTCCGAGAAGTGCATTTTCTGCTATCCGCGCCTTGAGGCGGGGCAGCCGACGGTGTGTTCGGAGACCTGCGTCGGCCGCATCCGCTATCTCGGCGTTGTCCTCTATGACGCCGACGGCATCGAGAAGGCGGCGGCAACCGAGAACGAGCAGGATCTCTACGAGGAGCAGCTGAAGCTCTTCCTCGATCCGAACGATCCGAAGGTGATCGAAGAGGCCCGCCGCCAGGGCATTCCGGAGAACTGGCTGGAGGCCGCCAAGCGTTCGCCGGTCTGGAAGATGGCGATGGAATGGAAGATCGCCTTCCCGCTTCATCCCGAGTACCGGACCATGCCGATGGTCTGGTACGTGCCGCCGCTCTCGCCCATCCAGTCGGCCGCGGAAGCCGGCAAGATCGGCGTCGACGGCGATATGCCCGACGTCCGCTCGCTGCGCATTCCGGTCAAGTACCTTGCCAATCTGCTGACCGCCGGCAAGGAGGAGCCGATCGTCACCGGCCTCGAGCGGATGCTCGCCATGCGCGCCTACATGCGTGTCAAGACCATCGACGGTGTCATCGACGAGACCATCGCTCGGCGCGTCGGGATGACCGGTGCGATGATCGAGGACATGTACCAGGTGATGGCGATCGCTAATTACGAGGATCGCTTCGTTATCCCGACCAGCCACCGGGAATGGACCGAGGACGCCTACGAGCTGCGCGGCAATTGCGGGTTCTCGTTCGGCAATGGCTGCTCGGACGGCGACACCAAGCCCAGCCTGTTCGGCAAGCCCAAGGCCAAGAGCCCGATGGGAGTCGCGTGA
- the narJ gene encoding nitrate reductase molybdenum cofactor assembly chaperone: protein MMKTFKVLSALLSYPQAGLLPALPELEAVLSGEALLSASGRRLLQPLFDDLRANDLTELQERYVFLFDRTRSLSLHLFEHVHGESRDRGQAMVDLKGVYEEAGFALASSELPDFIPLFLEFLSLRPAAEAVSFLGETVHILITLAERLEKRSSPYAGLFRGLIELSRARPKQEDLAAIVPDDGIEADDLEALDAVWEAEEVIFGPGAAEAACGKETLGSKLRAATRPAAGVTVPKPVGPRPIVSHNNIPRA, encoded by the coding sequence GTGATGAAGACCTTCAAGGTTCTCTCGGCACTGCTGTCCTACCCGCAGGCGGGCCTCCTGCCGGCTTTGCCCGAGCTTGAGGCTGTCCTCTCCGGAGAGGCGCTTCTCTCGGCCAGCGGGCGGCGCCTGCTGCAACCTCTCTTCGACGACCTGAGGGCGAACGACCTGACGGAGCTGCAGGAGCGCTACGTCTTCCTGTTCGACCGGACACGGTCACTGTCGCTGCATCTCTTCGAGCACGTTCATGGCGAGAGCCGCGACCGCGGCCAGGCGATGGTGGATCTGAAGGGGGTCTACGAGGAGGCGGGCTTCGCGCTCGCATCTTCCGAGCTGCCCGACTTCATCCCGCTTTTCCTAGAATTCCTGTCACTACGGCCGGCGGCCGAGGCTGTCTCGTTCCTCGGCGAGACGGTTCACATCCTGATCACGCTGGCTGAGCGCCTGGAGAAGCGGTCCTCGCCCTATGCTGGCCTGTTCCGCGGACTGATCGAACTGTCGCGCGCTAGGCCCAAGCAGGAGGATCTCGCCGCGATCGTTCCCGACGACGGCATAGAAGCCGATGATCTGGAGGCGCTCGACGCCGTCTGGGAGGCCGAGGAGGTCATCTTCGGCCCGGGGGCCGCTGAGGCGGCCTGCGGCAAGGAGACACTCGGCTCGAAACTTCGCGCGGCGACCCGCCCGGCGGCCGGCGTCACCGTGCCGAAGCCGGTCGGGCCGCGCCCGATCGTCTCCCACAACAACATCCCGCGCGCCTGA
- a CDS encoding ABC transporter ATP-binding protein, with amino-acid sequence MTPPLVSLIDISKHFGEGATRVDALRGVSLDVMPGQVVGLKGPSGSGKTTLLNIIGCIQEPSSGRVVLDGEPIFDGRWLKGDLRRMRLERIGFIFQAHNLLPFLTVTENVALVLTLAGQSAEEARARAIELLDYLEVSNRRDVLPALLSGGEAQRVAIARALANRPRIILADEPTAALDSDRARIVMDLLRRVAQEQQAAIVTVTHDEKIFARFDHIFSLRDGRLETTG; translated from the coding sequence ATGACGCCCCCACTCGTGTCGCTGATTGACATCTCCAAGCACTTTGGCGAGGGCGCGACCCGCGTCGACGCGCTCCGTGGCGTCTCGCTCGACGTCATGCCGGGTCAGGTCGTTGGCCTGAAGGGGCCGAGCGGGTCGGGCAAAACCACCCTGCTCAACATTATCGGCTGCATCCAGGAACCGTCATCCGGCCGCGTTGTGCTTGACGGAGAGCCCATCTTCGACGGGCGATGGCTCAAGGGCGATCTCAGGCGCATGCGGCTGGAGCGCATCGGCTTCATCTTCCAGGCCCACAATCTGCTGCCATTCCTGACTGTGACCGAGAATGTTGCGCTGGTCCTGACGCTCGCAGGCCAGAGTGCCGAAGAGGCGAGAGCCCGCGCCATCGAGCTGCTCGACTATCTCGAAGTCTCCAACCGTCGCGACGTCCTGCCAGCCCTACTGTCAGGCGGCGAGGCGCAGCGTGTTGCGATTGCCCGCGCGCTGGCCAACCGGCCGCGGATCATTCTCGCCGATGAGCCGACTGCGGCCCTCGATTCCGACCGGGCGCGCATCGTCATGGACCTGCTGCGCAGGGTTGCACAGGAACAGCAGGCGGCGATCGTCACGGTGACCCATGACGAAAAGATCTTCGCGCGGTTCGATCACATCTTCTCGTTGCGCGATGGGCGGCTCGAAACCACAGGATAG
- the moaA gene encoding GTP 3',8-cyclase MoaA, protein MTVLGPLIDPFGRRVTYLRLSVTDRCDLRCFYCMSERPDFLPKRELLSLEELDRVASAFVSRGVRKLRLTGGEPLVRRDVVELFRSLGRHLGSGALDELTLTTNGSQLAQHADTLAAAGVRRVNVSLDSLDAGRFAAITRRGRLADTLDGIEAARAAGLAVKLNTVALAGVNDDEFHDLVAFGHEHGMDVTFIEVMPIGEIGHGQARHFMPISEVRKRLETPFRLAPSRHSSGGPARYWTSETTGHRVGFIAATTCNFCPGCNRVRLTATGQLEACLGREESTDLRAAIRGSEADEALHTAIDRAIASKPEGHAFEAAASVSATTRPMHRTGG, encoded by the coding sequence ATGACAGTCTTGGGCCCGCTCATCGACCCGTTCGGCCGGCGCGTGACCTATCTGCGCCTGTCTGTCACCGACCGCTGCGACCTCCGCTGCTTCTATTGCATGTCGGAGCGCCCTGACTTCCTGCCCAAGCGCGAGCTCCTGAGCCTTGAGGAACTCGACCGCGTGGCCTCGGCATTTGTCTCCCGCGGCGTGCGCAAGCTCCGCCTTACCGGCGGCGAGCCGCTGGTCCGGCGCGACGTGGTCGAACTGTTCCGTTCACTTGGCCGCCATCTCGGATCGGGCGCGCTGGACGAGCTGACGCTCACCACCAATGGCTCGCAGCTCGCGCAGCATGCCGATACACTTGCGGCTGCCGGCGTGCGCCGTGTCAACGTCTCGCTCGACAGCCTTGATGCCGGACGATTCGCTGCGATCACCCGGCGCGGACGGCTCGCCGATACGCTAGACGGGATCGAAGCCGCCCGTGCGGCAGGGCTCGCGGTCAAGCTCAACACGGTGGCGCTGGCCGGCGTCAACGATGACGAGTTCCATGACCTCGTGGCCTTTGGCCATGAGCACGGCATGGACGTGACCTTCATCGAGGTGATGCCGATCGGCGAGATCGGCCATGGCCAGGCGCGGCATTTCATGCCGATCAGCGAGGTGCGCAAGCGGCTTGAAACGCCTTTTCGCTTGGCGCCGAGCCGGCATTCCTCCGGCGGCCCGGCGCGCTACTGGACGTCGGAAACCACCGGCCACCGTGTCGGCTTCATCGCGGCGACCACTTGTAATTTCTGCCCCGGCTGCAACCGCGTCCGGCTGACCGCCACCGGACAGCTGGAAGCCTGCCTCGGTCGGGAAGAGAGCACCGATCTCAGGGCGGCCATCCGCGGCAGCGAGGCGGATGAGGCTTTGCACACGGCTATCGATCGCGCGATCGCATCGAAGCCCGAGGGCCATGCCTTCGAGGCCGCGGCCAGCGTTTCGGCAACCACGCGCCCAATGCATCGCACAGGCGGTTGA
- a CDS encoding carbonic anhydrase — protein MTLDDLFDRNAAWAEKKTRDDPTFFVRMAEQQSPNYLWIGCSDSRVTANDVLGLDPGEVFVQRNIANMVHTSDMNLLAVLEYAVETLNVGHVIICGHYGCGGVQRALGHDRSALVDHWLQPLVMLHRKHQATFAALASDSLRLDRMCELNVEMQVRRIAATPIIEAAWARGEPLQVHGWIYGIHDGLLRALGSPITSIAERDALANIDQRAKEPVEPWSAARRHAAEAFAALDPQVAERLPCCSGLAR, from the coding sequence ATGACGCTCGACGATCTCTTCGACCGCAATGCTGCCTGGGCCGAGAAGAAGACGCGGGACGACCCGACGTTCTTCGTTCGGATGGCCGAACAGCAATCGCCGAACTACCTCTGGATCGGCTGTTCCGACAGCCGGGTGACCGCCAATGACGTGCTCGGCCTCGACCCCGGCGAGGTCTTCGTCCAGCGCAACATCGCCAACATGGTCCACACCAGCGACATGAACCTGCTGGCAGTGCTGGAATATGCGGTCGAAACGCTCAATGTCGGGCATGTGATCATCTGCGGCCATTATGGCTGCGGCGGTGTGCAGCGTGCCCTTGGCCATGACCGGTCTGCGCTGGTCGATCACTGGCTACAGCCGCTGGTCATGCTCCATCGCAAGCATCAGGCGACCTTCGCCGCGCTGGCCAGCGACAGCCTACGGCTCGACCGCATGTGCGAGCTGAATGTCGAGATGCAGGTCCGGCGCATCGCCGCGACCCCGATTATCGAAGCCGCCTGGGCGCGCGGTGAGCCGCTCCAAGTCCATGGCTGGATCTATGGCATTCACGACGGATTGCTGCGGGCGCTCGGCTCGCCGATCACGTCGATCGCCGAGCGCGACGCCCTTGCCAATATTGACCAGCGGGCGAAAGAGCCTGTCGAACCGTGGAGTGCCGCACGCCGCCACGCGGCCGAGGCCTTCGCCGCGCTCGATCCGCAGGTCGCAGAACGTCTTCCGTGCTGCAGCGGGCTTGCTCGATAG
- a CDS encoding peptidylprolyl isomerase: protein MTHAAPTRTLISAPGRTPVSVNGQVIARDAILREARNHQSAQASEAWKAAATALVVKELLVQEARRLGVSGEAMDDGEGRRETDEEAAIRSLVDREVIVPTPTEAECRRYYAANAARFRSATLTEACHILLAASPEDGEARQAAEVLADQILAELKDDPARFGELAAAHSRCPSASQGGSLGQLTSGSTVPEFEAAMALIEPGTVSPMAIPTRFGLHIVRVARRIEGAALPFDLVRDRIAGYLASAVERRATAQYVARLVSAADIRGVDLAGAQAHRVH, encoded by the coding sequence ATGACCCATGCAGCCCCCACGCGCACACTGATCTCCGCGCCAGGCCGCACGCCGGTAAGCGTCAACGGCCAGGTGATCGCCCGCGATGCCATCCTGCGCGAAGCCCGCAACCACCAGAGCGCCCAGGCGTCCGAGGCTTGGAAGGCAGCGGCAACCGCCCTGGTCGTCAAGGAACTGCTGGTTCAGGAGGCAAGGCGCCTCGGCGTCAGCGGCGAGGCGATGGACGACGGCGAAGGCCGGCGCGAGACTGATGAGGAAGCGGCAATCCGTAGCCTCGTTGACCGTGAGGTGATCGTACCGACGCCGACTGAGGCCGAGTGTCGGCGATATTACGCCGCGAATGCCGCCCGCTTTCGCTCGGCGACCCTGACGGAAGCCTGCCATATCCTTCTCGCCGCCTCGCCCGAAGACGGCGAGGCCCGACAGGCGGCAGAGGTGCTGGCGGACCAGATCCTTGCCGAGTTGAAGGATGATCCGGCCCGCTTCGGCGAACTCGCCGCCGCGCATTCGCGCTGCCCGTCGGCCTCGCAGGGCGGCTCCCTCGGACAGCTGACCTCTGGCTCCACCGTGCCGGAATTCGAGGCGGCCATGGCGCTGATCGAGCCCGGCACCGTTTCGCCAATGGCGATCCCGACGCGCTTTGGCCTCCACATCGTCCGCGTGGCGCGACGGATCGAGGGCGCGGCGCTGCCCTTCGACCTCGTCCGCGACCGGATCGCCGGCTATCTCGCCTCCGCCGTCGAGCGCCGGGCGACCGCGCAATATGTCGCGCGCCTGGTGTCTGCAGCCGATATCCGGGGCGTCGACCTGGCGGGCGCGCAAGCCCACCGCGTCCATTAG
- the narI gene encoding respiratory nitrate reductase subunit gamma, translated as MAATLNHILFGWYPYVALTVFLTGSLIRFDREQYTWKASSSQILRKRQLRWGSNLFHLGILAIFAGHLVGLLTPIQVFDALGVSHGAKQILAIMAGGVAGIACFIGLVLLIHRRLFDPRIRRNSSFSDTAILLILFAQLCLGLLTIPFSLGHLDGHEMLKFMTWAQGIAYLQPGASAAISDVALVFKAHIVLGLSIFMVFPFTRLVHVWSAPVWYLGRRGYQIVRTRDGRRVATPQARPVR; from the coding sequence ATGGCCGCCACCCTCAACCACATCCTGTTCGGCTGGTATCCCTACGTCGCGCTGACGGTGTTCCTCACGGGCAGTCTGATACGCTTCGATCGCGAGCAATACACCTGGAAGGCCTCGTCATCGCAGATCCTGCGCAAGCGGCAGCTGCGCTGGGGCTCGAACCTGTTCCATCTGGGCATTCTCGCCATCTTCGCCGGCCATCTCGTCGGCCTGCTCACGCCCATCCAGGTGTTCGATGCGCTCGGCGTGTCGCATGGTGCCAAGCAGATCCTCGCGATCATGGCCGGCGGCGTGGCCGGCATTGCATGCTTTATCGGCCTCGTCCTGCTGATCCACCGGCGCCTATTCGACCCACGCATCCGTCGCAATTCGTCCTTCTCCGACACCGCGATCCTCCTGATCCTGTTCGCCCAGCTTTGCCTCGGGCTTCTGACGATCCCGTTCTCGCTCGGCCATCTGGACGGTCACGAGATGCTCAAGTTCATGACCTGGGCTCAGGGCATCGCCTATCTGCAGCCGGGGGCTTCCGCGGCCATCTCCGACGTCGCCCTGGTGTTTAAGGCGCACATCGTGCTCGGCCTCAGCATCTTCATGGTCTTCCCGTTCACCCGCCTTGTCCACGTCTGGTCGGCACCGGTCTGGTACCTCGGCCGACGTGGCTACCAGATCGTCCGCACCCGCGACGGTCGTCGTGTTGCAACCCCCCAGGCGAGGCCCGTCCGATGA